One Novosphingobium sp. 9U genomic window, GCGCCGCCGAGATGCTCGGGTGGAGCGAGCTTGAAATGGCGGGGCAGCCGATCGACACGTTCTTCACGCCGGAGGACCGCGCACTCGGCCGTCCGGAAGCCAAGCGGCGCGAGGCGCTAGACACGGGCCGTGCGCACGATGCGCGCTGGCACTTGCGCAAGACTGGCGAGCGCTTCTGGGGCTTGAGCGAGATGACGCCGCTGCGCGACGCGAACGGCGTCGCCATCGGCCTGGTCAAGCTGATGCGTGATCGGACCGCCGAGTACGAGGCTGAAGCCGCACTGCGTCAGAGCGAGGAGCGCTTGCGCCGGGCCCAAGCGGCCGGCGGCGTCGGCTTGTTCTCGATCGACATGACGACGGACCTTATCACACCGACCGAGGAGTTCTGCCGGATCTTCGGGCTCGAACCGAGCGAGAAGCTGCCGGCCGAGGCGGTGCAGAGCCTGGTGATCGACGAGGACCGCGCGCTCGTGTCCACCAGCGCGAGCCGTGCTGCGAAAGTCGCGCCACTCGACGTGGAGTACCGCATCCGCCGGGCCGACACCGGCGAAGAGCGCACCATCGCCCGAAAGGCGGACTACGAGTATGATGCGCGGGGCAAGCCGATCCGGCTCGACGGCGTGGTGCAGGACGTCACCGACCGCCTGCGCATCCAGCGCGCACTGGAGAAGAGCGAGGCGCAGTTCAGCGCGCTGGCGCAGAACATGCCCAACCAGGTCTGGACCGCGCGCGCCGATGGCTGGCTCGACTGGTTCAATGACCAGGTCTACGCCTACAGCCAGGCATCGCGCGGCAGCCTCGATGGCGACCGCTGGGTCAGGTTTGTCCACGCGGATGATCGCGAGGCGATGCAGGAACGCTGGCAGACGTCGCTGTCCACCGGCGTGCCGTTCGAGGCCGAGTTCCGCCTGCGCGACGCGGCGGGTGGCTATCGCTGGCACCTGGCGCGCGCGCAGCCGCTCACCGATGCGCGTGGGGAGATCACCGCGTGGGTCGGTACCAACACCGAAATCGAAGCACAAAAGCAGGCCGAAGCCGCCTCGGCGCAGGATCGCGAACGGCTCTGGACGATCAGCCAGGACCTGATGCTGGTGTGCGATTTCGACGGGCTCATCACGGCGGTGAATCCGTCGGGCGAACGACTTCTGGGCTGGAGTGAGGAAGAGATGGTGGGTGCCACACTCGCCGACTTCCTGCACCCCGACGACTTGCGCAGCACCGACGGCGAGGTCGGCAGGCTCTCAGAAGGGCAGACCACTTTTGCCTTCGAGAACCGCTATCGTACCCGTGAAGGCGCTTATCGCCTGATTGCGTGGACCGCCGTGCCCGACAACGGCCGCATCCACGCCATCGGCCGCGACATCACCGATCAGCGCGAGATCGAGGAGGCACTCCGCCAAAGCCAGAAGATGGAGGCGGTGGGCCAGCTGACCGGCGGCATCGCCCACGATTTCAACAACCTGCTGCAAGGCATCACCGGCAGCCTGGATATCATGCAGAACCGCATCGCGCGGGGCCGCACCGATGACCTCGGGCGTTGGCTCGAGGGCGCGCGCGGCTCGGCCGAGCGGGCCGCTGCGCTGACCCATCGGCTGCTCGCGTTCTCACGCCGTCAGCCGCTCGATCCGCGGCCGGTGCGCGCCAACCCGCTGGTTGCCTCGATGGAGGACCTGCTGCGGCGTACGCTGGGCGAGAACGTCGAACTGGCCATGGCGCTCGACGACAAGCTGTGGCTGACCCGGTGCGATCCCAATCAGCTGGAAAGCGCCATCCTGAACCTGGCGATCAACGCCCGTGACGCCATGCCCGATGGGGGCAGACTGACGATCGAGACCTGCAACACGCGGCTCGACAGCGGCTTTGCGGCGCAGCAGCACGATGTCAAACCGGGCCAGTACGTGTGCATCTCGGTCACCGATACCGGCACCGGCATGACCCGCGACACGATGGGCCGCGCTTTCGAGCCGTTCTTCACCACCAAGCCGACCGGGCAGGGCACGGGGCTGGGGCTGTCGATGATCTATGGCTTCACCCGCCAGTCGGAAGGTCATGCGCTGATCTATTCTGAAGTGGGCACAGGCACCACGATCAAGCTGTACCTGCCGCGCCATCGCGGCGAGGACGAGGGTGACTCCCTAGGCGACCAGCCGCAGGAGGCACCCGCCACTGACGCTGGCGAAGTGGTTTTGGTGGTCGAGGATGAGCCGGTCGTGCGCGGCCTCATCGTCGAGGTGCTGAGCGAACTGGGCTACCAAGCGATCGAGGCGGTGGATGGGCCCCAGGGCCTCGCCGTGCTCCAGGCGCCGGGCAAGATCGACCTGCTGGTGACCGACATCGGCCTGCCGGGGCTCAACGGGCGGCAAGTCGCCGATGCGGCAAGGCTCACGCGCAAGGATCTGAAGGTGCTGTTCATGACCGGCTATGCCGAGAATGCAGCGCTCGCTTCGGGCTTCCTTGAACCGGGCATGGCACTGATCACCAAGCCGTTCGCGATGGATGTGCTCGCCACCCGCATTCGCGAGATCATCGAGGGTTGATCTCGCACGCCCTCGTCCCAGGCGAGGAGAGGATACGTAAGCTTCGAAGCTCGCTTCCTAGCCGGAGTTGGCGAGGGGTTTGTGCCCGCCCAAGGTTCGGAAACCCCTCTCCTTATTTCAGCGTGCTCAGCCCAGCGTCGCCTTGAGCGCGTTCTCGACATCGCTGGTGGAAAACGGTTTGCCCAGCAGCCCGGCATGACCCAACCGGTCGGTCTCCGCACTCGCGCCGTACCCGGTCGCCAGCAGGAACGGCACGCCGCGCTCGCGCAGCAGTTCGGCCACCGGCGTGGAGACCACGCCTTGGCCCAGGTTCAGGTCGAGAATGGCGCAATCTAGTGCTTCGCTCTGCGCCAAGTCCATTGCTTGCTTGAGCGACGCGGCGGGGCCGACCACCTGGTATCCCAGATCGTCGAGCATGTCCTCCAGCATCATCGCCACTAGCATCTCGTCGTCGACGACGAGGACGCGCTTGCGCTCGCTCATGGGCGCACCTGCATGGTTGCGGTCTCGTCTGGCGATGTGTGTGAGCCGTTCAGCATGGCGCTCGATTAGGCTGCAATGTGCGCTTTGGGAAGAGCATGCGGCCGTGCCTGTCGCCGTTCGTTCACCGCCAAGCGCCTCTCGCCGTCTGCCGCCATGCATAGACCGCTGAGGCGATCGCGATCACCACGATCAACGCCGGAAAGATCAACGCATTCAGGCCCTTGTAGGACAGCAACCCGAAACCGAAAATCGTCCAACTGAACTGGAGGATCACCGCCACCGCCGAGACCGCGAACAGGATCCAGGCAACGCGCCGCCGCATCAGCAAGGCGACTGCACCGGCGGTGCCCGAGATCACGGCCAGCGCATAAGCGGCCCAGGCCCAAGCCGGCATGGTCGCAAAGGCGCGGGCCGTAGCCGGGTCACCCAAGCTTGCAGGGTCGGCCGTCGCCTGCATCACGAAGGCTGCGTCCCCGGCCAGGTTCCACAGCAGGATCAATACTGCCACCCACAGCGCGCGCTTCATCGTCCGTCCCCTCCCACCCGAGCGCTGGCAGCCATACACGCCGAACGCCAACCGGAACTTTGCCGCGCCCGGCGCCTTCTGACAATCGCTTGCCGCGCTGCGCCCGCGCGCTGCCACGGCCCATGCAGGAGATCCGTTCATGCTCGACAAACAGGTGCCCGACGTCACTCTCAAGACCCGCGTTCGCGACGAGAGCGTAGGCGGCCCCAACCCGTTCCGCTGGCAGGACCTGCCCATTCATGAGGCGTTCGCAGGCAAGAAGGTGGTGGTGTTCTCGCTCCCCGGTGCGTTCACGCCGACTTGCTCGAACGAGCAGTGCCCTGCGTTCGAGCGTCTCTACGACGATTTCCGCGCAGCGGGCGTGGACGAGATCTACTGCATCGCTGTGAACGACGCCTTCGTCATGTACCAGTGGGGCAAGAACCTCGGCCTCAACAAGGTCAAGCTGCTGCCCGACGGATCGGGCACCTTCACCCGCCGCATGGGCATGCTGATCAACAAGGACCACCTGGGCTTCGGCTTGCGCTCCTGGCGCTATGCCATGGTGGTCGAGGACAACAAGGTGACCGCCTGGTTCGAGGAGCCCGGCATCAACGACAGCGGCGAGGATGACGACCCCTACGGCGAGACCGCGCCCGAGAAGGTGCTGGAGGCCCTGCAGGCCGGCAAGGTTTGAGCGAGCCCCCGGCAACGGCACAGGGCGGCGGCGAGGCGGCTCCGGTCCGCCGCCCGCCGCTGCTGGTCACCGGCGAGCTGCCGCCGGACATCCTTGCCTGGGCCGATGGCTTGCGCCGCGCGCACTTCCCGCCCGAGCGCAATCGGCTGCGCGCGCATGTCACGCTGTTCCACGCGCTGCCCAATGGCGTGGAAGCGGAACTGCGCCAGGTGCTGGGCGAGTTGGCTGGCGCTCCACCGCCCGCGGCACAGATCTCCGGGCTGATGAAGCTGGGCGGCGGTACGGCGCTTGCGATCGACTGCCCTGACCTCGTGACGCTGCACGGCCGCATTGCCGATCGCATGCACGGCCTGCTGACGCGGCAGGATGCGCAGCCGCTCAAGCTGCACATCACGATCCAGAACAAGGTGACCTCGGAAGCCGCGCGCAAGTTGCAGGCGGAGCTTGGCCCGACGCTGGAGCCGCGCGCGTTCCGGTTCCACGGCTTCGGCCTCTACGCCTACGAGGACGGGCTCTGGCGACCCATCCGCAACTTCGCTTTTCGCGGCTGAAAGGGGGTTGGTCTGGTAGCGGAGGAGGGACTCGAACCCCCGACACGCGGATTATGATTCCGCTGCTCTAACCGGCTGAGCTACTCCGCCAGACCATGTGCAAGCCGCCGGGGCGGTGCAGGCCGCGTCCCTTAGGTCGAGCGTCGCGGCAGGTCAACTGCAAGTTGCAGGGTTCGGGTGCGCTTTTGCGTCCGGCCTATGCCGTCGAGGGTGCGGCCGATGTCGGCCGCACCCGCAGTGCAGCCCTCAGCCCTTCTTGGTGGCCGAGTTCAGGTTCTCCTGGCTCTTGACGTCCGTCTCGCCCAGCTGACCGGTGCCGTGGTACGCCGCCTCGCTCTGGCCGCCATGGAAGCCGCGCGACTTGCCGGCCTCTTCCTTGCCGGTGTGCGGGTTGGGGTAGGCGCCGCCCTGGCTTTCGCTCTCGGTACGACCGTGGGTGCCGGGGGCGCCGACGCCCTCGGCCTGTGGCTTGGGTCGGCCTTCGCCGCTGGCCTGCAGCGGGGTCTTGCCTTTTTCGTCGCTCATCTGCCTTGCTCCGTGTCCGTAGCGGGTTCTCCTGGGGACAACCGACGGGAGCCGCGATCCGTTCCGCCGAGCGGCTGCGAGCTGCTCAGGAGTGATCCGCGAGGTAGACCAGCGCCCGGTCCATCAGCGGCGTAGCGGCAATGCCGTCGGGCACGTCGTTGGCATAGATCGCGAAGGTCAGCCGCTTTCCGCTGCGTGCAGTAAAATAGCCGGCGAGGGCATTGCTGGCGTTG contains:
- a CDS encoding response regulator, which encodes MSERKRVLVVDDEMLVAMMLEDMLDDLGYQVVGPAASLKQAMDLAQSEALDCAILDLNLGQGVVSTPVAELLRERGVPFLLATGYGASAETDRLGHAGLLGKPFSTSDVENALKATLG
- a CDS encoding 2'-5' RNA ligase family protein, whose product is MSEPPATAQGGGEAAPVRRPPLLVTGELPPDILAWADGLRRAHFPPERNRLRAHVTLFHALPNGVEAELRQVLGELAGAPPPAAQISGLMKLGGGTALAIDCPDLVTLHGRIADRMHGLLTRQDAQPLKLHITIQNKVTSEAARKLQAELGPTLEPRAFRFHGFGLYAYEDGLWRPIRNFAFRG
- a CDS encoding sugar transporter; translation: MNGSPAWAVAARGRSAASDCQKAPGAAKFRLAFGVYGCQRSGGRGRTMKRALWVAVLILLWNLAGDAAFVMQATADPASLGDPATARAFATMPAWAWAAYALAVISGTAGAVALLMRRRVAWILFAVSAVAVILQFSWTIFGFGLLSYKGLNALIFPALIVVIAIASAVYAWRQTARGAWR
- a CDS encoding PAS domain S-box protein, coding for MQPHPGYDIPFDFLKRGGELAGRIASYDWSSTPIGAIDGWPVSLKQTVGFMLASPVPLVLLWGEQGVMIYNDAYSGFAGGRDSSLLGSNVREGWGEIAEFNDNVMRVGLAGGTLSYKDHELTLVRHGRPEPVWMNLDYSPVLGDDGQPGGVIAVVVETTEIVRTRMALEESEAQLRFLDELNRASAASRQADDILAITTRMTAQHLKLSNCAYADVDEDGDGFTIRGNWHAPTAPSIVGHYSLADFGPLAVQELNAGRPLVVPDVIELEPTAAKTFQDIGIGATICMPLVKDGRLTALMAIHDNAPHAWSDYELGVIREVTERSWAHVQRVGAEGALREREAYNRQILDSAIDYGIVATDLAGRVTLWNRGAAEMLGWSELEMAGQPIDTFFTPEDRALGRPEAKRREALDTGRAHDARWHLRKTGERFWGLSEMTPLRDANGVAIGLVKLMRDRTAEYEAEAALRQSEERLRRAQAAGGVGLFSIDMTTDLITPTEEFCRIFGLEPSEKLPAEAVQSLVIDEDRALVSTSASRAAKVAPLDVEYRIRRADTGEERTIARKADYEYDARGKPIRLDGVVQDVTDRLRIQRALEKSEAQFSALAQNMPNQVWTARADGWLDWFNDQVYAYSQASRGSLDGDRWVRFVHADDREAMQERWQTSLSTGVPFEAEFRLRDAAGGYRWHLARAQPLTDARGEITAWVGTNTEIEAQKQAEAASAQDRERLWTISQDLMLVCDFDGLITAVNPSGERLLGWSEEEMVGATLADFLHPDDLRSTDGEVGRLSEGQTTFAFENRYRTREGAYRLIAWTAVPDNGRIHAIGRDITDQREIEEALRQSQKMEAVGQLTGGIAHDFNNLLQGITGSLDIMQNRIARGRTDDLGRWLEGARGSAERAAALTHRLLAFSRRQPLDPRPVRANPLVASMEDLLRRTLGENVELAMALDDKLWLTRCDPNQLESAILNLAINARDAMPDGGRLTIETCNTRLDSGFAAQQHDVKPGQYVCISVTDTGTGMTRDTMGRAFEPFFTTKPTGQGTGLGLSMIYGFTRQSEGHALIYSEVGTGTTIKLYLPRHRGEDEGDSLGDQPQEAPATDAGEVVLVVEDEPVVRGLIVEVLSELGYQAIEAVDGPQGLAVLQAPGKIDLLVTDIGLPGLNGRQVADAARLTRKDLKVLFMTGYAENAALASGFLEPGMALITKPFAMDVLATRIREIIEG
- a CDS encoding peroxiredoxin, which gives rise to MLDKQVPDVTLKTRVRDESVGGPNPFRWQDLPIHEAFAGKKVVVFSLPGAFTPTCSNEQCPAFERLYDDFRAAGVDEIYCIAVNDAFVMYQWGKNLGLNKVKLLPDGSGTFTRRMGMLINKDHLGFGLRSWRYAMVVEDNKVTAWFEEPGINDSGEDDDPYGETAPEKVLEALQAGKV